The genomic region AAAAAGGGGATTCTTTGTTCATTATGCTATTCAAAAGCCAATTTTTCAAATTCCACACAATATTGAAAACAAACGCATTCACGTTCTAAATAAGAAAAAGGAATCTAGCAAGTATTATCATCATTTAAATAATATCATTCAAATTAAGAAATTAGCAAAAAGCTATGATCCCGATGTTGTAATTGGTTTAACGTATTTTAGTAGTTTTCTTTCTTGTTTTACTTTTTGTAAAAATATTATAGGGACCTTTGATGTTAATCCCTATTCTTTAGGTAAAAAGAGACACCGAATTGCAGACTTTGTTTGTAATTGGTCTAATGTTAAGAGAGTAGTAGGGCCCTCTATAGGTACCGTTAATGAGTTGAAGAAGGCCCGTCCCCAGTTTGACAATAAATTTATTACAATTTATAATTCAATTGATTTTAATAGAGTAGAGGAACTCTCTAAATCGGAAATAAAGGAATCTTACTTGTATAAAAAGCCTTTTATTTCTGCGATGGGTAGATTAAGCAATCAAAAAAATTTCACATTGTTAATTAGGAGCTACGCTACAAGTGACCTTAAAGAGCACTTCAATTTAGCCATTATTGGGGATGGACCTCAAAAATCAGAGTTATTGGAACTCATAAAAAAATTGGGTCTTGAAGACAAAATATTTTTACTTGGTTTTAAAAGCAATCCTTATCCATATATCAAGCAGTCTGAGTTTTTTATAAATACATCTAATTATGAAAGTTTCTGTGTAGTAATTCTTGAAGCATTAGCTTTAGGAAAAATGGTAGTGGCCACTGACTGTCCCTCAGGTCCTGGGGAGTTAATACAAGATGGTTTAAATGGTTATTTAACGGAGGTAGACAATATTTCTTCTTTAGTTAATAAACTGGATTTTTTGTCTAAAAATAAAAAAACGATTCAAAAAAAGTCTTTAATAGCTAAGGAAAGCGTTAATAAATTTAAAATCTCCTCAATAGGAAATGAATGGGAAAATCTTATTGGTGAAATATTATAATTTGTATAAATAGATAGCTTAGGATATTCGATAACTCTTCCGTTGTCGAGGAATGCAAATTGATAGTAAATGGTTTAATTATCAGATAATTTTGAAATTAGTATTGGAAATTTAAGTTAGTACTCTGAATTTCATTGTAAGTTTAATTTTTATGGGAAGAAAATTAATAATTCATTTGGGATTTCCTAAAACAGGTACAAGCTACCTGCAGAAAAATATATTTCCTAAAATGGCCGGCATTAATTTTATTGGTAGGCGGGATAATTTCTATTCTCAAGAAGCTAAAGGATTAAAAGATTTTGTGACTTTTTTATTATTTATTCCCGAAGATGCATTTTTGGATAGATTATCGTCAATGAAGGGTGTTTTGTTAAATATTAATAAAGCACATTTTAATTATTCTAAATCAGAGAAACTACCTATTCTTTTATCAGATGAGGCTCTTATTTTTAGAACAATTGATCCTTTTAATGTCCGATGGCATGGAAAATATAGTGCCTCCATCGATAGATTGTTTAGGAGGCTAAAAATTTTCGTCGAATTTTGCGATTTTGATTTGAAATTAATTTTGACTCTCAGAAACCAGGCCGATTTAATTCATTCTGTGTATAGTGAGCGATATAATGTTTATAGGAATATTGCAGATATTAATACTTTTTCAAAATATCTTTCAGCAATTCTGAACTCAAAATTTTATGATTATGGAATGTCAAATTTACAATATGATCGATTAATAGATAAGATTAAGTTTTTTTTCGAAAATGATAGATTGTTAGTCTTAAAATATGAACAAATGAAAAAAGATCCTTTGCAGTTTTACGAAAGGCTATTGGGATTTTTACCATCAGATAGTACAGTTAGCGAACTGTCATCGGAAATAAACTTTAAAGCGGAAAATAAACGCGAAATTGGCTTTAATAAAAAGATAGCGAACTTGGGCTATAAACTGCCAAGAGTACTAAAAAAATTAAATTTATTTACTGTAAGGTTATTTATTAAGTCAGGTTTGACTAGAGAAAGTACAGTTGAAGAATATATATTAAACAATGGTTTTTGGTTTCAAAAGTATAAGATAATTAATATGACTCAATCGCAACGTAGTTTGATCAATGGAACCTTTTACGAAAGCAATAAATCATTAGCACAAGCTTATAATGAATTTTTAGATTATACAAATGGATAAGACTTTTAAAATATTAGATTGCACATTAAGAGATGGAGGATATTATACAAATTGGGATTTTGATAAGAATTTAGTAAAAACCTATTTTAGCGCTTTTAACAACCTTCCGGTTGATTATTTAGAATTGGGTTACAGATCTAATCCTATGAAAAATTATTTAGGTGAATATTTTTATTGTCCTCAATATGTACTGGAAGAATCCAAAGCTTTAAGTGATAAAAAGTTAGTAATAATACTGAATGAAAAGGATGTAAGAGCAGAACATGTTCCTGATTTATTAGGTCCCTGCATTGGGTTTATCACCTTGGTAAGAATTGCAATAGATCCAAAAAATTTTAAAAGAGCATTATCTCTAGCAGAAGCCGTAAAAAAATTAGGATTTGAAGTTGGATTTAATGTTATGTATATGTCTGCTTGGGAATCAGAAAAAGATTTCTTGAGTCAGATAAAAGAAGTAGATGGTATTGCAGATTATTTCTATATGGTTGATTCTTTTGGAGGAGTTTACCCAGATGATGTAAGGAGAACTTTTGATATTGTAAGAAATCAAACTAACACTGAAATTGGTTTTCATGGTCATAACAACCTTCAATTAGCTTTGATAAATACTCTGACAGCAATTAATTGCGGTGCTAATATTGTGGACGCAACAGTAACTGGAATGGGCAGAGGGGCAGGAAATCTTCAAACTGAACTTTTATTAACAGCATTAAATGCTAAAGAGGGTTTAGAACTAGACTTTAATTCCTTGAGCAGAGTTGTTGGTCCATTCGCCGAAATGCAAAAAGATTATGAATGGGGTACTAATTTACCATATATGGTATCTGGAGCAAATTCGCTGCCACAGAAGGAAGTGATGTCATGGGTTACAAAAAGATTTTATTCCTTAAATAGTATTATTCGTGCTTTATCTAATCAATCCAAAGGATTAAAAGATAATATTGATTTAAAAAATCTTAATGAGAACAAGAAATATAAATCAGCATTAATCATTGGGGGAGGTCCTACCGGTAAAATGCATTCGAAGGCTATTAAAGAGTTTATAAAGAATCACGAAGAATTATGCGTAATCCATGTAAGTTCAAAAAATGCCCAGGAGTATAAGGATGTAAAGAATCTGCAAATTCATTGTCTGGCAGGAAATGAGGGTCATAGATTAGAGGAAAGCTATGAAAATATAAACATCAAAGACAAATTGGTTATATTACCTCCCTACCCCAGAACTATGGGTACTTATATTCCTAAAAGTTTGGAACCTGTTGCATTTCAATTAAAAGATATAAGTTTTACTGATAAATATTACGAGTCAGTAACATCATTAGCTATTGAAACAGCATTACATTTGGGAGTAGAGAATTTCTATTTTGCAGGTTATGATGGTTATAATGAAGATATTAAGCCTCAGGAATTAGAATTGTTCAATGAGAATGAATATATTATTGAAAGTTTAAAAAAGAACTCCAACCTTTCTGTAAGCTCAATAACACCAACTTTATACGAAAGTTTAGAATCGAAATCAGTCTTCTCCTTAATATAACTATATGTCTATAGCGGTATTTCTACCAACACGAAAAGGAAGTGAGCGTGTTAAAAATAAAAATACCAGAAAATTTGCTGAATTTAAAGGCGGTTTACTGGAGTTAAAATTGAAACAATTAAATGGTTTGGATGTTGACGAAGTTATTTTGTCTACAAACGATGAGGAATCAATTACTATAGCCAAATCTTTTGAATCTGAATTTAAAAATCTGGTAATTAAGCCCAGGCCTGATCATTTAGCAGGAAGTTCTACTAAATTAATAGATCTAATTAAATATGTACCTAAAATTACAAATTGCGAACATATATTATGGACACATGTAACTTCTCCAATGGTCGAGAAGGAAATTTATGCCGAAAGTATTGAAGAATACAAACAGGCTTTGGAAAATGGCTATGATTCCTTAATGTCTGTAATTCCTTTTCAAAATTTTTTATGGAGCCCTAAGGAGAATGATTTGGTCAATAGAGAAGGAGATTTGAGATGGCCCAGAACTCAGGATCTTACTAAGCTCTACGAGATTAATAGTGCAATTTTTATAACACCTAGATATATTTATGAAAATAATTTTGATAGAGTAGGGAAAAAACCATTTTTGTACGAAATGAATAAATTGAATTCAATGGATATTGACTGGGAAGATGATTTCAAAATAGCTGAAGCCGTATATGAAAGATTTAAGTAATTATCAAAACATACTATGGGATTTTGACGGCGTACTAATGGATAGTATGCCTGTAAGAAATAGAGGTTTTGAAATTGTATTAAAAAATTACCCAAATAAAGAAGTTGAACAATTAATGCGTTTTCATTTAAATAATGGAGGCCTTTCTAGATTTGTTAAATTCAGATATTTTTTTGAAAATATCCGCAATGAAGATATATCTGAAAATCAAATTAAATTTTTCGCTGGGAAATTTTCTGAAGTGATGAGAAATGAATTATTGAATGAAAAGCTATTAATTTCAGATACTGTTGAATTCGTAAAGAGATTTCATGAAAAATTCAATATGCATATAGTTTCGGGTTCAGACCAAAAAGAGCTTCGCTTTATTTGTAAAAAATTAAACCTAAAGTCTTATTTTCTATCTATTAACGGATCACCAACACCAAAAAAGGAATTAGTGTCAATTCTGATGGGAAAGCATGACTATCAAAAGGACAAGACTGTTTTGATTGGTGATTCAATAAATGATTATGAGGCAGCAGAATATAATGGAATTGAATTTCGTGGTTATAATAATAAAAATCTTAAGAGGCTCGAGGCCGGTTATATAGAAAGTTTTTCAGATGGAAAAGATTAATGAATCTATTAAAGGATTAGTTTACACCCTAAGGAATTCTAAAAAATTTGAACCCAACAAAATATTTAAAAATAGGAGGGTAGCCATAGTTGGTCCTGCAGATTCTGCTTTTGATAATGCATACGGAAGTTATATAGATGATTTTGATTATGTAATTAGAATCAACAAGACACCTTCAAGTTGGAATCCGGAAAATGAAAAATATATTGGTCGTAAAACTGACATATGGTTTCACTCTTTTTTTGAAAATAGAGATAGTGGTGGGGGCCCTTTAGATCCTTATATTATAAAAAATATGAATATAGAATATTTGGTCAATCCGCGTTCATCTTTTAAAGCATATAGAAGAACTTTTAAT from Gramella sp. MT6 harbors:
- a CDS encoding glycosyltransferase — protein: MDKNKNIKILVVVGSFKIGGAEKMAIVIGEELSKRGFFVHYAIQKPIFQIPHNIENKRIHVLNKKKESSKYYHHLNNIIQIKKLAKSYDPDVVIGLTYFSSFLSCFTFCKNIIGTFDVNPYSLGKKRHRIADFVCNWSNVKRVVGPSIGTVNELKKARPQFDNKFITIYNSIDFNRVEELSKSEIKESYLYKKPFISAMGRLSNQKNFTLLIRSYATSDLKEHFNLAIIGDGPQKSELLELIKKLGLEDKIFLLGFKSNPYPYIKQSEFFINTSNYESFCVVILEALALGKMVVATDCPSGPGELIQDGLNGYLTEVDNISSLVNKLDFLSKNKKTIQKKSLIAKESVNKFKISSIGNEWENLIGEIL
- a CDS encoding sulfotransferase domain-containing protein, whose amino-acid sequence is MGRKLIIHLGFPKTGTSYLQKNIFPKMAGINFIGRRDNFYSQEAKGLKDFVTFLLFIPEDAFLDRLSSMKGVLLNINKAHFNYSKSEKLPILLSDEALIFRTIDPFNVRWHGKYSASIDRLFRRLKIFVEFCDFDLKLILTLRNQADLIHSVYSERYNVYRNIADINTFSKYLSAILNSKFYDYGMSNLQYDRLIDKIKFFFENDRLLVLKYEQMKKDPLQFYERLLGFLPSDSTVSELSSEINFKAENKREIGFNKKIANLGYKLPRVLKKLNLFTVRLFIKSGLTRESTVEEYILNNGFWFQKYKIINMTQSQRSLINGTFYESNKSLAQAYNEFLDYTNG
- a CDS encoding aldolase catalytic domain-containing protein: MDKTFKILDCTLRDGGYYTNWDFDKNLVKTYFSAFNNLPVDYLELGYRSNPMKNYLGEYFYCPQYVLEESKALSDKKLVIILNEKDVRAEHVPDLLGPCIGFITLVRIAIDPKNFKRALSLAEAVKKLGFEVGFNVMYMSAWESEKDFLSQIKEVDGIADYFYMVDSFGGVYPDDVRRTFDIVRNQTNTEIGFHGHNNLQLALINTLTAINCGANIVDATVTGMGRGAGNLQTELLLTALNAKEGLELDFNSLSRVVGPFAEMQKDYEWGTNLPYMVSGANSLPQKEVMSWVTKRFYSLNSIIRALSNQSKGLKDNIDLKNLNENKKYKSALIIGGGPTGKMHSKAIKEFIKNHEELCVIHVSSKNAQEYKDVKNLQIHCLAGNEGHRLEESYENINIKDKLVILPPYPRTMGTYIPKSLEPVAFQLKDISFTDKYYESVTSLAIETALHLGVENFYFAGYDGYNEDIKPQELELFNENEYIIESLKKNSNLSVSSITPTLYESLESKSVFSLI
- a CDS encoding HAD-IA family hydrolase — translated: MKDLSNYQNILWDFDGVLMDSMPVRNRGFEIVLKNYPNKEVEQLMRFHLNNGGLSRFVKFRYFFENIRNEDISENQIKFFAGKFSEVMRNELLNEKLLISDTVEFVKRFHEKFNMHIVSGSDQKELRFICKKLNLKSYFLSINGSPTPKKELVSILMGKHDYQKDKTVLIGDSINDYEAAEYNGIEFRGYNNKNLKRLEAGYIESFSDGKD
- a CDS encoding glycosyltransferase family 29 protein; the protein is MEKINESIKGLVYTLRNSKKFEPNKIFKNRRVAIVGPADSAFDNAYGSYIDDFDYVIRINKTPSSWNPENEKYIGRKTDIWFHSFFENRDSGGGPLDPYIIKNMNIEYLVNPRSSFKAYRRTFNFYRKYQENISVYHLESKVYKDLLYKFPKKLRPTVGFVALYSALKSECEELYITGYTFFKTPYAKGYRDHLLDLDKNKMHFKSQGIHDADLEYQIFKSTIQNHNCKILNIDNKLNEILNS